A stretch of the Gossypium hirsutum isolate 1008001.06 chromosome D07, Gossypium_hirsutum_v2.1, whole genome shotgun sequence genome encodes the following:
- the LOC107954648 gene encoding probable indole-3-pyruvate monooxygenase YUCCA8 yields MTMENLFRLVDQDQDFFQRKWTLVNGPVIVGAGPSGLATAACLKEQGVPFVVLERADCIASLWQKRTYDRLKLHLPKQFCQLPKLPFPEDFPEYPTKRQFIDYLESYAKHFDINPKFNECVQSARYDETSGFWRVKTIVTSDSNKTEFEYVCRSLVVATGENAECVLPDIEGLSEFGGEVIHACDYKSGEKFKGQKVLVVGCGNSGMEVSLDLCNHNASPSMVVRSSVHVLPREIFGKSTFELAVLMMKWLPLWLVDKLMLILAWLVLGNIEKYGLKRPSTGPLELKNTKGKTPVLDIGALEKIRSGDINVVPGIKRFSRGQVELVNGEKLDIDSVVLATGYRSNVPSWLQEGEFFSKNGYPKASFPHEWKGKAGLYAAGFTRRGLSGASSDAMRIAQDIAQVFKDETKQLRMRTVARHRRCISLSQF; encoded by the exons ATGACAATGGAGAATTTGTTTCGCCTTGTTGATCAAGACCAAGATTTCTTTCAGCGTAAATGGACTTTGGTCAATGGTCCGGTCATTGTTGGTGCTGGACCATCAGGGCTAGCCACTGCTGCTTGCCTGAAAGAACAAGGGGTCCCCTTTGTTGTCCTCGAAAGAGCCGATTGCATTGCATCTTTGTGGCAGAAACGCACCTACGACAGGCTAAAGCTTCACCTTCCCAAACAATTCTGCCAACTCCCTAAACTACCTTTCCCTGAGGATTTCCCCGAGTACCCAACAAAGAGACAGTTCATTGACTACCTTGAATCATATGCTAAGCATTTTGATATCAACCCAAAGTTCAATGAGTGTGTGCAGTCAGCTAGGTATGATGAGACCAGTGGTTTCTGGAGGGTCAAGACCATTGTTACAAGTGATTCAAACAAGACTGAGTTCGAATACGTTTGCCGCTCACTTGTTGTGGCCACTGGTGAAAATGCCGAGTGTGTGTTGCCCGATATTGAAGGATTGTCAGAATTTGGTGGTGAAGTTATCCATGCTTGTGATTACAAGTCTGGTGAAAAATTCAAGGGGCAGAAAGTACTAGTTGTCGGCTGTGGCAACTCTGGCATGGAAGTTTCTCTTGATCTGTGCAACCACAATGCTTCACCTTCAATGGTGGTTCGCAGCTCC GTTCATGTCCTGCCAAGAGAAATTTTTGGGAAATCAACATTCGAATTGGCtgttttgatgatgaaatggcTACCCCTTTGGCTTGTTGACAAGCTAATGTTGATTTTGGCATGGTTGGTGTTGGGAAACATTGAGAAATATGGACTTAAAAGGCCATCAACGGGTCCCttggaactcaagaacacaaAAGGGAAAACCCCTGTATTGGACATTGGTGCATTGGAGAAAATTAGATCAGGTGACATTAATGTGGTTCCTGGAATCAAGCGTTTCTCACGTGGACAAGTTGAGCTTGTTAATGGCGAAAAACTTGATATCGATTCAGTTGTGTTGGCTACCGGATACCGCAGCAATGTTCCCTCATGGCTTCAG GAAGGTGAATTCTTCTCCAAAAATGGGTACCCAAAGGCTTCATTCCCACATGAGTGGAAAGGAAAAGCTGGACTTTATGCAGCTGGGTTCACAAGGAGAGGGCTCTCAGGTGCTTCCTCTGATGCCATGAGGATTGCACAAGATATTGCGCAGGTCTTTAAAGATGAAACTAAGCAGCTCAGAATGAGAACTGTTGCTCGCCATAGACGCTGCATTTCACTTTCACAGTTCTAA